A window from Brachionichthys hirsutus isolate HB-005 chromosome 4, CSIRO-AGI_Bhir_v1, whole genome shotgun sequence encodes these proteins:
- the vamp8 gene encoding vesicle-associated membrane protein 8 has protein sequence MNADPELGDAEGQPQDKVQALKDQVDGVKTIMTQNVDRILARGERLDDLMDKSEDLQAGAQHFKQTSQKVARSYWWKNVKLIVVIVIIVLIIVLIIILLSTGVIPVSAPVPPIVSPTAKP, from the exons ATGAACGCGGATCCG GAGCTGGGGGATGCGGAGGGACAGCCACAGGACAAGGTTCAGGCCTTGAAGGACCAGGTAGATGGAGTGAAAACAATCATGACACAGAATGTGGACCGGATCCTGGCCCGAGGAGAGCGACTGGATGACCTCATGGACAAATCGGAGGACCTACAAGCAGGG GCCCAGCACTTCAAGCAGACGTCTCAGAAAGTGGCTCGATCCTACTGGTGGAAGAACGTCAAGCTCATCGTGGTCATCGTGATCATCGTCCTCATCAtcgtcctcatcatcatcctgctcTCCACCGGAGTCATCCCCGTCAGTGCCCCCGTGCCTCCGATAGTCAGCCCCACAGCCAAGCCCTAA